Proteins co-encoded in one Leptospira inadai serovar Lyme str. 10 genomic window:
- a CDS encoding TMEM175 family protein yields the protein MTKTRMEAFSDAVYAIALTILVLELKIPTVEPDRLFQATLGQLPKLFAFILSFLIVGQYWVAHHSMLNLIKRVDHASLWLNLLLLLFVCFIPYPAGILGEYPYSQFAIILYSVSLSFVNIAGAAFWIYTTRQEENTIGVNREYRKYVIYIHLFPLIPYTMAILFTFYSMTVSYILIVFVLILFIIPNRFIVRTPPPLP from the coding sequence ATGACTAAAACAAGAATGGAGGCTTTCAGCGACGCCGTTTATGCGATCGCTTTGACGATTCTAGTTCTCGAGCTTAAAATTCCGACGGTTGAACCCGACCGACTCTTTCAGGCGACTCTGGGCCAATTACCCAAACTTTTCGCGTTTATACTAAGTTTTCTTATCGTTGGACAATACTGGGTCGCTCATCATTCGATGCTTAATTTAATTAAGCGGGTCGACCACGCATCACTGTGGCTGAATTTATTACTATTATTGTTCGTTTGCTTTATCCCCTATCCGGCGGGAATATTGGGCGAATATCCATATAGCCAATTTGCAATTATCTTATATTCGGTCAGCCTTTCATTCGTAAATATAGCCGGTGCCGCTTTTTGGATATATACAACCCGCCAGGAGGAAAATACGATCGGAGTAAATCGGGAATATAGAAAATACGTAATTTACATTCATCTGTTTCCGTTAATCCCGTATACGATGGCGATTTTATTTACCTTTTATTCGATGACGGTTTCGTATATTCTTATAGTGTTCGTCCTGATATTATTTATCATTCCCAATAGATTTATAGTAAGAACTCCCCCGCCGTTACCGTAG